The window CGACCGATTCACGCGTTTCCACGAGGCCCTGGAAGCGGCCGAACCCCCGCTGCGCCGGGCGGCCGAGGCGCTGCCGGAGGATCCCGTGCCCTGGGCCCAGCCCCAGTGGCACGCGGTCGGCCGCCAAGCGGGCCGACCGGCACTGGACCGCATCTGGAGAGAACTCCACACCCGAGACCCGGCGCTCTACGCCGGGCACCACGGCCGCGCCCAGGCGCTCTGCGCGAAGTGGTACGGATCGGATGACGAACTCCTGACCTTCGCGCATGACACCGTGGAAGCGTCCCGGCCAGGCGACCCGGTCACCGCCATCCTGCCCCTGGCCCACTTCGAGATCGCCTGGCAGGAGGCCGACTACTCCGGCCACGACAACGAAGAGACCCTCCGGGCCCGCTTCCGGCGCCCGGACGTGTCCGGCGAGCTGATCGAGGCGGCGGACAAATGGCGGGTCGGCTCCCTGCCGCACCCCTTCGCCCCCGAGGCCATGCACCTGTTCGGAGCCGCCTTCTCCTACAGCGGGCACCACAGCCGTGCACAGACGTTGCTGACGGGCGCGGGCAGACGCGTACCGGAGATCCTGCCGTGGGCCGCCGCCTCCATCACCCCCGGCCGCCGCTACGCGAGGGCCCGCCGCGAACTCGGCATCACCTGACCCCACCGCACCAGCCGTCACCGTCCCGCACGAGGGCGCGGCCGCCGGGGCACGCGCACCCGACGACCGAACCCGAGGTCCCCTGTACCCTGTAACGCTCCGTGAGCGCCGGAACGGGCGACACGAAACCCTCCCGAACCGCTGCCGAACCTCGCGCGGGCGCCGACCGGCTCGTCGCACCCGTCAGCGGTAGTTCACGAACTGCAGCGCGATGTCCAGATCCTTGCCCTTGAGCAGCGAGATGACCTCCTGCAGGTCGTCCTTCTTCTTGGAGCTGACCCGGAGTTCCTCGCCCTGGATCTGCGCCTTGATACCCTTCGGCCCCTCGTCGCGGATCAGCTTGGAGATCTTCTTCGCGTGCTCCTGGTCGATGCCCTCCTTCAGGGAGACCAGCATGCGGTACTCCTTGCCCGACAGCTTGGGCTCGCCCGCGTCGAGGACCTTCAGGGACAGGCCCCGCTTGACCACCTTCTCCTTGAACACGTCCAGCGCGGCCGAAGCCCGCTCCTCGCTGTTCGCCTTGATCTCGATATTGTCCTGACCGGACCAGGCGATGCTCGCCCCCGTGCCCTTGAAGTCGAACCGGTGCCCGATCTCCTTGACGGTCTGGTTCAGCGCGTTGTCGACCTCCTGCCGGTCGATCTTGCTGACGATGTCGAAAGATGAATCGGCCAAAACGCACATCCTCTCAGCTGCCAACGCATGTCATCCGGCCCCCCGTCCAGGTCTCGCCGACCGCCCGGCGCATCCCCCGAACACGGACCCAGCGAACGAGCCTAGCCAGCATCGAGTCCCCGCGCAGCGCACCGGCCCGCCCCCGGCCCGCCGCGGCCGAGAAAGATCCCTCCAGGACAAACCGGTGTCACGCGCACCCCGGAAGTCCGCTATTCTTCTGTCTGTCGCCACGAGAGCGGATGACACGGCAGGTTGCCCGAGTGGCCAAAGGGAGCGGTCTGTAAAACCGTCGGCTCAGCCTACGCAAGTTCGAACCTTGCACCTGCCACCAGCAGTAAGAGCAGCTCAGAGGCCCTACGGGGCCTCTTCTGCGTTTTAGGACTGTGCAGCCGTAGGCAGCCCTGAGCGGCCGTTTGTCGCTGGTCCCGGAATATATCCGGAATGGATCATGGGGCGTTTCCCCTGGTAGACGTGCATGATCCGGAACGGCCACAGCTACTACGCGGCCACGAAGAAGGGCCCCGGAGGTGATCCGGAGCCCTGTGCTTCTTCTCAGATGGGGTCATCTCAGGCGACGAGCGCGTCTTCGATCCGCTGATTGACGATCTCCTCCTGGCCGTCGACGCACTTGGCGTAGACGCGGAGCAGGACGTCGACGCCGTGTCCGGCGCGGTTGGCCACCTCGGGGGCTGGGACGCCGCCGTTGAGCCAGAGCGAGACGGCCGCGTGCCGTAGGTCGTAGGGCCGCCGAGCCAGGGAAGAGGCGACCTGGGCAGGAGTGAGAGCCAGCGTGCGAGCCTCCTGCCAGACCTCGGTGTAGGCCGTCGAGGCGACGACGCCGCCGCGTTCGCTGCGAAAGAGCCGGCCGTCCTCGCCGACGCCGAAGTCCGCGATGTGCTGCCGAAGGATCTTGACCAGCTCGGGCGGGATCGGGACCACTCGGACGTCGTTCGCACCGCGGTGCTTGAGCCCGCGTTCCTCGTGTGCGTCCCCGGTGTCGGTCCACTGCCTGTTGACCTCGGGGCGGGACACATCGAGCGTGAGGCGGCCCCAGCCCTTGGCGGGGAGGTGGCAGTCATCGCGGCGCAGGCTTATTGCTTCGGCCGGGCGCAGGGCAGCGAAGTACATGCAGGCGAACATGGCCATGAGGCGTTGCCCGCGTCCCCGTCGTCCGTTGCCGCGTTTGCCGACGTAGGTCACCGCGGTCAGGAGCTCTCGGGCCTGGCGGGGGTTCACGACCACGCGAGGGTCGACGGTCTCGGTCGTCTTCGGAGGCGACCACTTCACCCGGTGGAGCGGGTTGGACGGCAGTTCCTCCAGTTCCACCGCGTACTCCAGGACGTGATGCAGAACGGCCCGCTTGCGCTTGATTGTGTTCGCGCCGGCCTTCGAGCCGTCGAGGCACAGCGTCAGAGCGTCGAGCGCGGGGCGGAGCACCTTCGTCTCGTTCAGATCTTGCACGCTGAGCGAGGCCGACTCCAACCAGCGGAGGGCCTTGGTCATGTCCAGTGGCACCGGTGGGCGCCGGTCCTCGGGGAGCAAGGCGTACTTGCGGAGGGCGCGACGGAGCGTCTGAGCGTCGGGCCTGCCCGGCATGTCCTTCGTCAGAGCCGGAAGCACCGTGGCGAGAGCGTCGGACATGCTGTCTCGGCTCTTGGAGGCCGCGTGGGGCCACTTCATGTCGATGTAGGCCCTGACGAAGTCGAAGACCGTGCGTGCCTCCTTGGCTTTGAGCATGGACACGGGAAGGCCGGTCTCGATGTCGAACGGCTCACCGTTCTTGGCCGCCTGTCTGAGGTCGGAGAGCCAGTTCTTGGCCTGTGCGGACTTCTCGTAGGTCTTGGACTTCTCGCGGCCGGCCACCGTCCAGCGGACCGTGTAGGAGATCGTCTTGCCAGACTTCACCGCCGACTTGTTGGGGCGAATCTCCCAGAACTTGACCTTGTAGGAAGTGTTCATGCTGCGCTCCTGAGGGATTCGAGCCAGGCTTCCAGGTCGCTTCGGTAGATGCGCAGTTCGCCGTTGGGCAGGCGGATGCCCTGCGGGGCCTTGCCGATCTCACGCCAGCGGTAGAAGGTGCGGCGGGAGACGCCGCCGAGTTCGTCGAGGACCTGGGCAACGGTGAGGAGTTCGTCTCGCCTCCTCATGCCGCCACCGCCTCGGTTACCGAAGGATCTTGGCCGTCTGCCTGAGCTTGGAGTCGGGCCATGTGGGTTCGCCAGCGTTGGCGTTCGGCGACCGATCGCAGGAGGCGTACGGCGAGTGGTGACACGTTGGCGTCGCCGGCCGGGACGGGCTTCCAGATGTAGCGGTGCGGGTCGGCCGGCTCGTTGGGCTGGCCGAGGGCTTCCAGAACCCAGGTGCGGCGGTCCTGCTTGTGTTCGGCGAGGGTCTTGTTGCTCCACTTGCGGGAGAGCAGGACGCGGCGCCCGGCGTAGCCGAGGTGGTCAGGCTTGTGAGCCTTGCTCCGGCACCGGCCGGGAGCCATTCCCGGCTTGGCGTCCTTGGGCTGGACGCCGTACCGGAGCCAGTTGGGACAGCGCGGCGAGCAGGGTTCGTAGTGCAGCGCCTCGACCATGCGGGCCGCGTGCTCGCGCTGAGCCTGATTGCCCGCGTTGAGGCTTTCGCCGAGGCTCTTGGTCAGATACTTGGACAGGTAGCGAATGCACTGGTCGGCGTCCGGGGTGCCGGCGAGTACGCCCTTGACGTCCATCTGGTCGCCGAAGCGGAGCACATGCAGCGGTTCGGCGTCCTCGTCGGCGTCGAGCTGGTCGAGGGCCTGCTCCCAGGTGGACAGTACCTCGCCGGTGGTCGGGTCGAGGTAGCCCGTGCCGTCCTTCCAGACAGGGAGGTGGTCACCGTCGAAGACGACCTTGTCGGCTGGTGGCCACCACACCTGGTGGTAGGTGGCCGCCGCGATCTGCTTGACCTCCGCGCGCGGGAGAGTGCCGCGGATGGCCATGTGCAGGTGCGGGGCGAGCCGCTTCTGTGGTTCGACGGTGGCGAAGTACTGCACGTCGTAGCCCGCGACGCGGCGGAGGTTCTGCACGAAGCGGTCCACGAGCTTGGAGAAGTGGAGCGCGTCGCGAGCGGCTCGCGCGTAGTCGTAGGTCTCGGGATCGACCGGGACGCCATCGCGCACCTTGCCGTAGGACGGGAGGGTCAGGGTGACGAAGAGCGAGGGGCGATAGACCTTGCCGTCCGAGCTGGTGAAGGTCCGCCCGAGTGTGGTCGGCGACATCCTCCGCTTGGGAAGGTTCGGGGCGTCCTGCCGTCGCCTCGTCGAACGCGTGCGCTTGGAGACCGTCCGGCCGAAGACGTTGCCGCGCATGCCCGCCTGGTTGATCTCGGCATCTACGCCCTCGATGGCGGCGTCCCAGTCGGCGGTGTCTTCGCCGAGGGCGTCGGCCTGGTCGCGGCGGGCCTGGAGGTCGGCGCGGAACTCGACCAGCCACCGCTGTTCGTCGGTCGGGTCGTCCGGAGTGATGGCCGGCTCTTGGTCGAGGTGCCAGCCTTCGCGGCACTGTGCCATGCGGAGCTGCCGGTTGCGCTTGGCACAGGACGGGCACTTGGCGTCGAGGGTGGCGCCGCATGGGACGTCCACGACTTCCCAGCGTCCGGTGTCGATGTCCAGGCGCTTGAGCGGAACGGGCCGGATGCACACGCCGTACTGCTTTGCGACCTCCACGGCCACGTCACGGGCCAGTGGCATGGCCTGCCGAACGGCACGTGGCAGTTCAGCCATGGACACCTCCCTCGTCTTCGGCCATGTCGGCGCAGAGCCGGAACAAGCCGTTGTACGGGTGCTTGAGCGTGCGGGGGTGGAGCAGCGCGAAGACACGCAGCCGAGGCAGATCGCGGAAGGTGAGCAGGACCATGAGGGGACGGCCGGAGACGAGTTCGAGTTCTTCGGCCGTGCCGTGGAAGCAGACCTTCATCAGGCAGTGTCCTTTCCGGCGGCGGAGGTGGCGGCCATGTCGCGAATGTCGGTGTCGGAGACGTATGCGGCGCGGACCCGGACTGGGTCGGGCGAGGTCTCCAGCCGGACGTAGCCGATGCCGGCGCCGAGTTCGGGGACGGGTGAGATGTGGTCGGCCAGGGCGCCACGGTCGCGTGCGCCGTCGCCGAGGACCATGTCCACCTGCTCGGACTCGTCGAGGCGGAGGGCGATCTTGTCGGGGAAGAGGTTGCGGATGTTCATGACCTCCTTGCGCGGGTCCTGGAGCGCAGCCATGACGCCGATGCCGACCGCTCGGCCCTGGGTGGTGAGCGTGGCCAGCGCAGCCGAGATGCGCTGCTTGAGCTGGCGGTCGGCCTGGTAGGCGGTCAGGAACGCCACTTCGTCGACGACCACCAGGACGAACGGGTCCTCCACGGTGGGGGTGTGGGAGCGCAGAACGCCGGCGAACCGGGCGGCGCGTTCCTGCATTACGGTGACGGCCTGGTCGAGCAGGTCGGCGCACTCCTCCGGAGTGGCCGCGTACCGCTCACCGAACAGGGCGCGCCCGTATGACAGCTCCATGAGCTTGGGATCGAGCGCCCAGATCTCGACCAGCCCCGCCCGCACGGCCGGGAGGAGCCCGCGGATCGTGGACCAGATGATCGAGCCCTTGCCGGCCCCGGTGGCGCCCGCGACCAGGACGTGAGTGCCGTGCACCTTGAGCAGCCAGGGCAGCCCGTCCTCCTGCTTGCCGATCTCGACCGGCCCCACGGTCGCGACGTCGGGCAGTGGCAGAGCATTGAGCGGCACGGCCAGCGGGTCGGTACGCGGGAAGGTGAGCAGGAGCCGCCCGCCCTGGGTGACTGCCACGCGGCAGGAGGCCGCGCCGAAGCCCTGCGCGAGGTGGTCGAGACGATCGGCCCAGTCCTTGACAGACTGCCCTTTGAGCATGCGCACGGTGACCAGGTCCGCCCACGCGGTGCAGGTGACCTTGCCGAGCCGGGGAAGGTAGTCACGGCCCCACAGATGCCGGCCGAGCCTTGAGACGACCATGACGCCTTGCCAGTGCCGTCGGTAAATCCAGACCAGTCGCCACCAGGCCAGCAGCCGCAGGCCGAGCAGGCGGACGAAGCTGCACCGGTCGGTGAAGGCCCAGGCGAGCACCCCCGTGGGCACCGGGACGAGGAGGAGCAGCGCGGTGCGCCAGCCGTACGCCAGCATGAGCGCGACGGGCGTGAGTGTGACGAGCACGGCGACGGGATGCCGCCACAGCAGCCGTACGCATCCGGCGAGGACGCGCCAGGCGAAGATGATCAGGGTCAGGATGGCGGGAGTCTGGACGACGGCCGGGCGGAAGACGATGGCCGTGTCGGGCGTGGTGGTGACGAGGTTGCGCGCCTCGTCGCCAGGCAGCCGCTTGAACATAAGCTTGGAACCTCTCGTGATGTGGAGTCAGGGGAGAACCGAGGGGCCGCCGGAAGTTGCCGCTTCCAGCGGCCCCGCCTTACGTGTCAGGCCGCCGTCTGGTCGGTGGCCTGCTGCTGGGTGTGCAGGTGCTCGCAGTCGGCGAGGTACTGGGCAGCGGCGGCGTAGATGTCGCGGGCCAGGGACAGGTCAGCGTCGGTGATCGGCCCGTCGCCGGTGGTGGAGACGGAGACGTTCGCCTCCGGCGTGCTGAGCGACAGGTACGGGCGGCGCTCGTCGATCACGCTGGTGTGGACGCGCACCGCGCCGGTGTGGAAGGACACAGTGAGGCGCGGGTCGTCTCCACGCGGCATCGACAGCGTGACGTAGGTGTACGGTCCGAGGCTCACGCCGCCGCCTCCTTGCCGGCGGGAGCCTGCTTGGCGCGGGGCGGGCGCATCCCCGTGGCGCGGATGGAGTAGGCCAGCCGACCGGCCTGGGAGACGTACGGCGTGACGGTCATCCCGACGAACTCGACGGGCGTGATGGGCACGCCGGCCACGCTCGGCGGGGCGATGGGTTCGGTCGAGGACAGGAGCTTGACCGCGACCGTCTTCTGGGACGCCTTCACGGTCGGGTCGCCGTCCATGACCGGGACCTGCCAGACCGGCTCACCGGTCGTCTTGTCCTTGGCGTAGACGGTCCTGCCGTTGGTCGAGGCGTCGAAGTCCTTGACCTGCTCGACGTTCCCGACGAGGTAGCAGCCGTGCGGGAAGACCTGCTCGAAGCTGATCGGGATGGGTCCCTGGATTGCCATGTGGTTCCTCTCTGCTGCGGCGGAGAGCCCTTCGTTCGCTCATCCACTTGTCCGTATGAGTTGAGAGTAAGCAACGGCCACTTGTCCGCACAAGTGGCCGAGCCGGAATGGATTGGTAAGAGTTAGCTCACCTTGTAGACATCCTCAAGTTCGTGCAGGGTCCCAGGGAGGGCCAGACTCATGGCGAGCAGCACCGTTCCCGCAGGATCGTGCACGGTTGCCAGCACGCCGAGCACCGGACCGGACGAGCCGAGCAACTCGGCCTCTTCCTTGGTCGGCTTACGGGCGGAGACGCGCTCGGTGATGTGGTCGAACCGCAGGTGCTTGACCGCTTGGAGGTGCCGGCGGATGCCACTCCGTAGTGGTTCCGGCTTGTCCAGGTCGGAGCCCACCGCGATCTCCAGCGGAATCCACACCGTCTCCACCGCCGACGGGACATCCCCCTGACGGGCCACCCGCTTACGCACGATCACCGGCGTCCGTTCAGCCACACCGAGAAGCCGCGCCACATGCCGGGGAGCCGGAACGCGCGTCACCTCCACGAGACTGTCAGCGCTCTCACCCTGCTCCGTCGTGGTCAGGCCCGGACGGACGCGGTCGGCCCCGCTCTCAGGACGGCCCTTCACGAACGAGCCGCGACCGTGCTCCCGCTCGATCCAGCCCTGCATGGCCAAGGTCTGGAGAGCCCGCACCACCGTGGTACGGCCCACGCCGAGTTCCCGCACCAACTGCGTCTCAGATGGCAGCATGTCACCGGGGGAGTACTCACCCGACTCGATACGCTCCTGAATCGCCCGCATGACCTGGGCGTATTTCGGTGGGGCGAAGTCCATGCTCATCTTGGCCGTCCGTTCACTCTTGCGCTCGTCCGCACAAGTACAGTACTGGCTAAGACATGGCCTGTCAGGGTCCTTGCAAGGCAGTCTTCTGTGCCATCTTCGCGGCCTGCTCCCACCGCCGCGCGCATTCCCGGCAGGACGCCGTGCCGGTCGGGACGAACGGCACATGCCAACCGTCGATCATCACCGGGCGAACCGACGCCCCGCACCACGCCGTCGTGCCCTCCGTCCGTACTGCATGCTGCACCAGCACGGAGTTCCGCCGGACGCCCTCCACCCCACACCCCCAATAGGCCGTTTCGCTCATGGCTCGACCTCGCGCAGGAAATCAGCCAGCGGCCCAGTCGCCGAATGCGCGGCCCGCAGGTCCGCATAGCGCATGGCGACGCGATGAGCAGCCCGCACCGGGTCAATGGCGGGATGCCAGGCATAGATTACGCGCCGACGTCCGGCATTCCACCCCGTTCGCCACCAGAAATGCTGACCGTCGCACCACACCACCAGACCGACCCAGACCGATACGAGCGCGAGCCCGTACCCGTCATGAACGTCGGCAGCGACCCCTTTCCCCGCCAACGCTTGTCGGAGAAGTTCGGCCGAATGACCCGGATCAATCGTGATCAATTTCGCCGCGTTCATTCGGCTACCCGCTCGAACCGCACCGAGCCCGCCGGGTCGAGGTAGGCCCGGAAGATCTCGTGCCGACTCTCACCGTCCGGCACAGCCCCGAGTCCGTAGACAGTGTGCGTGATCCGCCCCAGCACCGCAGTGCCTCCGGACATGCTGCGCATCGCCTTGCGCAGCTCGTCCATCGCGGTCGCCTGGAACGGGCTCGTCCCGCACGGCCCCAGCTCGTCACTACGGCCGGACTGAACCCGGACCTCCCACTCGAACACCTCACCGCCGGCGGCGTCGCGCTCGGCCCCGTCGCAGTAGAGGCACTCGACGGTAGAGGAGGAGACGACGCCCAGCTTCGACGCCGCCACATGTCCGCGCCGGGTGACGATCTTCCATCCGCGCCCGTCGCATTCTTCGCACCTGACCGGAGTTGTCATGCGGCAGAGCATGAATGGACCAACCGTTTATACATATCCCACGGCGATATACCACGGAGGCATATAGAGTCCCCGGCACGGCAATGCACCATCTCGGAGTCGAATCCCGGAGGACCGCATGCGCGCGAGTGCTTTCGAGCCGATCAAGCTACCGCCATCGGTTTGGGAACGCGACGACATGCGAGAAAGCCTGAAAAACCGCGACATCACCGGACTATTCCGGCTCGTCGCAAAATACGGCGGCGCCAGTCAGGTTCGCATCGCGACAGCGACCGAAATCGCCCAGCCACGCGTCAACAAGATCTTCAAAGGAACGGCCGGCCCCATCGAAGAACTGGCCGTCTTCGAGCGCATCGCCACCGGACTCGGTCTACCCGACCACGCCCGCATGCTCCTCGGCCTGGCCCCGCTCGACACCGCTTCGCCCACGGGCGACCTCGACGACGAGCACCAGGAGCAGACCGACGAACTCACCGCCCGGCTGGAGGCCGCCGCCACCATCGACGACACCATGGTCATGATCCTGCGGACGGACACCAACAACCTCCGCCTCCAGGACCGCCGACTCGGAAGCGTCGCCATCGCCGACAAGATGCGCGCCCAGATGGCCCAGATCGAACGAGCCCACCGCCACGCGATACGTCCGCGCATCCGTGCC is drawn from Nonomuraea muscovyensis and contains these coding sequences:
- a CDS encoding YajQ family cyclic di-GMP-binding protein, translating into MADSSFDIVSKIDRQEVDNALNQTVKEIGHRFDFKGTGASIAWSGQDNIEIKANSEERASAALDVFKEKVVKRGLSLKVLDAGEPKLSGKEYRMLVSLKEGIDQEHAKKISKLIRDEGPKGIKAQIQGEELRVSSKKKDDLQEVISLLKGKDLDIALQFVNYR
- a CDS encoding tyrosine-type recombinase/integrase is translated as MNTSYKVKFWEIRPNKSAVKSGKTISYTVRWTVAGREKSKTYEKSAQAKNWLSDLRQAAKNGEPFDIETGLPVSMLKAKEARTVFDFVRAYIDMKWPHAASKSRDSMSDALATVLPALTKDMPGRPDAQTLRRALRKYALLPEDRRPPVPLDMTKALRWLESASLSVQDLNETKVLRPALDALTLCLDGSKAGANTIKRKRAVLHHVLEYAVELEELPSNPLHRVKWSPPKTTETVDPRVVVNPRQARELLTAVTYVGKRGNGRRGRGQRLMAMFACMYFAALRPAEAISLRRDDCHLPAKGWGRLTLDVSRPEVNRQWTDTGDAHEERGLKHRGANDVRVVPIPPELVKILRQHIADFGVGEDGRLFRSERGGVVASTAYTEVWQEARTLALTPAQVASSLARRPYDLRHAAVSLWLNGGVPAPEVANRAGHGVDVLLRVYAKCVDGQEEIVNQRIEDALVA
- a CDS encoding helix-turn-helix transcriptional regulator → MRRRDELLTVAQVLDELGGVSRRTFYRWREIGKAPQGIRLPNGELRIYRSDLEAWLESLRSAA
- a CDS encoding helitron helicase-like domain-containing protein, which produces MAELPRAVRQAMPLARDVAVEVAKQYGVCIRPVPLKRLDIDTGRWEVVDVPCGATLDAKCPSCAKRNRQLRMAQCREGWHLDQEPAITPDDPTDEQRWLVEFRADLQARRDQADALGEDTADWDAAIEGVDAEINQAGMRGNVFGRTVSKRTRSTRRRQDAPNLPKRRMSPTTLGRTFTSSDGKVYRPSLFVTLTLPSYGKVRDGVPVDPETYDYARAARDALHFSKLVDRFVQNLRRVAGYDVQYFATVEPQKRLAPHLHMAIRGTLPRAEVKQIAAATYHQVWWPPADKVVFDGDHLPVWKDGTGYLDPTTGEVLSTWEQALDQLDADEDAEPLHVLRFGDQMDVKGVLAGTPDADQCIRYLSKYLTKSLGESLNAGNQAQREHAARMVEALHYEPCSPRCPNWLRYGVQPKDAKPGMAPGRCRSKAHKPDHLGYAGRRVLLSRKWSNKTLAEHKQDRRTWVLEALGQPNEPADPHRYIWKPVPAGDANVSPLAVRLLRSVAERQRWRTHMARLQAQADGQDPSVTEAVAA
- a CDS encoding FtsK/SpoIIIE domain-containing protein, which codes for MFKRLPGDEARNLVTTTPDTAIVFRPAVVQTPAILTLIIFAWRVLAGCVRLLWRHPVAVLVTLTPVALMLAYGWRTALLLLVPVPTGVLAWAFTDRCSFVRLLGLRLLAWWRLVWIYRRHWQGVMVVSRLGRHLWGRDYLPRLGKVTCTAWADLVTVRMLKGQSVKDWADRLDHLAQGFGAASCRVAVTQGGRLLLTFPRTDPLAVPLNALPLPDVATVGPVEIGKQEDGLPWLLKVHGTHVLVAGATGAGKGSIIWSTIRGLLPAVRAGLVEIWALDPKLMELSYGRALFGERYAATPEECADLLDQAVTVMQERAARFAGVLRSHTPTVEDPFVLVVVDEVAFLTAYQADRQLKQRISAALATLTTQGRAVGIGVMAALQDPRKEVMNIRNLFPDKIALRLDESEQVDMVLGDGARDRGALADHISPVPELGAGIGYVRLETSPDPVRVRAAYVSDTDIRDMAATSAAGKDTA
- a CDS encoding plasmid replication, integration and excision activator; the protein is MAIQGPIPISFEQVFPHGCYLVGNVEQVKDFDASTNGRTVYAKDKTTGEPVWQVPVMDGDPTVKASQKTVAVKLLSSTEPIAPPSVAGVPITPVEFVGMTVTPYVSQAGRLAYSIRATGMRPPRAKQAPAGKEAAA
- a CDS encoding GntR family transcriptional regulator; translation: MSMDFAPPKYAQVMRAIQERIESGEYSPGDMLPSETQLVRELGVGRTTVVRALQTLAMQGWIEREHGRGSFVKGRPESGADRVRPGLTTTEQGESADSLVEVTRVPAPRHVARLLGVAERTPVIVRKRVARQGDVPSAVETVWIPLEIAVGSDLDKPEPLRSGIRRHLQAVKHLRFDHITERVSARKPTKEEAELLGSSGPVLGVLATVHDPAGTVLLAMSLALPGTLHELEDVYKVS